The genomic window CCGATATAGTAAACATCAGGCTCATCCGGCTTTGGCAATATATAAAATCGCCTTATTGAATCAAATTTACAGCAGTTAGGTCCTGTAAATTCTACCTCGTACTCACCATCAGCAAAAATACTTGCACCATGCCAATCATATGGCACATCCTCCGAGCAGATGTACTTATCTGGTCCTTTGTATTCTGGTTTTGGAAGGACCGTAATTGTCTTACATTTTGGACCTTCTTCGTCACAGATACTGCTTCTGTCTTCATTGCCGATAAATGCTGTTACACATAATGTGTATGGTCCGGGGCCCCACTCATCATCCAGCGTCACTTCACTTTCATTGCCTCCTACAGGGACTCCATCCCAGGTCCACTCATAATATGGATCACAACCGCCCGGCTGATCGTAGACATTCCATTTCTCTCCACAAAATCCCTCACATACCTTATCCTTGCCCATGATATTGCTCAATGGCGATAAATTTGGCGCACCACCGCCTGAAGTTGTTAAACAAAAGTCACAAACATCACCATCACAACCATCTATGAATAAATAGTACGTTTTACAGGGAGTGAGCATATAATTTAGCTGAATTATTCCAGATACAGTATCGCATTTTGCAATACAATATTTTCCTTCACCACATTCACAATTTTCCCAAACTCCGACTTCCAATCCTTTTCCCAAAGTGCAGTTAGAATAACTGACACTTAACTCAGTTTGACCACCAGTCGTTGAAAAAGCCCACCAGCTGGTGTTTTCCGGGACAAATAATTCTCCTGTATTTATGCAAGTGAACTCTGGTACACAGGGAAACTCGGATCCGTTGCTGATCGGTGAATTCGAACTGCAGAAACTATTTAACTCTGATGCAGAACATATCATATTTGCTTTCCCGCATTTGCTTGCGCCAGGAGTCAAATTTTGTGCAGATGCAGTTTTGACGTAACTTATTGAAATAAAAGCAGTTAAAAATAAAAATAGTTTCATAGTTTTTTTTTAAAGATGTTAG from Saprospiraceae bacterium includes these protein-coding regions:
- a CDS encoding T9SS type A sorting domain-containing protein, with the protein product MKLFLFLTAFISISYVKTASAQNLTPGASKCGKANMICSASELNSFCSSNSPISNGSEFPCVPEFTCINTGELFVPENTSWWAFSTTGGQTELSVSYSNCTLGKGLEVGVWENCECGEGKYCIAKCDTVSGIIQLNYMLTPCKTYYLFIDGCDGDVCDFCLTTSGGGAPNLSPLSNIMGKDKVCEGFCGEKWNVYDQPGGCDPYYEWTWDGVPVGGNESEVTLDDEWGPGPYTLCVTAFIGNEDRSSICDEEGPKCKTITVLPKPEYKGPDKYICSEDVPYDWHGASIFADGEYEVEFTGPNCCKFDSIRRFYILPKPDEPDVYYIGCDPGDTYIDPTTHKRFSGCNNYAIVKLPNSTSPYRCDSSYKLFAINPGYDVVFEFDTTNKNRLYTAHVLDTGHYCGNEKRMVRQYSYKWFTKQDSNKILGTDTFLQTKSKADYCFQLSVYITFGTIEDSCTFSFCENLDEDQLTNSFQQNLASKTILFPNPAENTLHISVPDYILIQYLEILKNDGSKLLQLQLKNKSNYTADISGLNNGAYYLVLHTNKGDIIKSFVKSEFK